Genomic segment of Sebastes fasciatus isolate fSebFas1 chromosome 3, fSebFas1.pri, whole genome shotgun sequence:
AGCAGCAGCTTTATGTCGACTTCCTACTGCACTACAGACTTTATGCATACATCACTCCCACGTAACAGCCGTGATGGCACGAATGAAACAAACACTGTCCACTTTTATGTGCACGCTCTTTTTATGTGACTTTTGACTCATTATATTGGTGTGTTAGGTTGCCAGAGATCGACTCAGCCCTGCTGACGCTGTCAGAGATCCTTCagcagctgaccaatcagaagagCTCCATTGAGGACGGCATCCATACCACCTTTGACGAGTTGCAGAAGACTCTGAATGTCCGCAAGAGCGTTTTACTGATGGAGCTGGAGGTCAACTACGGCCTCAAGCAGAAGGTGAAGTAACAAAAGTAATTCAGCTGACACATGCAGAGTGGATGTTTGATTTAGACTTTGGTCACAATGATAAGTGTTGTTTGAGTTTTTTAATCAACACAAAGTACTTTACGTTCATTATCTAcctcttaaaggtacagtgtgtaggatttagtggcatctagtggtgtggttgcagattgcaaccaactgagtaccccttcgctcactcctcactttcgagactgcggtaacgtgagccgccgagtgcaaaaccgtggtaacgccgtttgcctcgttcagaggccatccttaccataataacactactttcggagcaacggaagtcagacggcggctggagGTACCACGATTtcgcactctgcagctcacgttaccgtagtttcacaagcatgtcggagaactacggtggccttcaatGATAAtgtgaaaacgtgaaagtctctctctagagccagtgtttggtttgtccgttctgggctactgtagaaacatggtggagctccctatgtagatatgaagggctcattctaagctaacgaaaacacgattcttaattttaggtgattatacactaatgaaaacatagttgtcaatattatattccatttctgctcatagatcccccaaaatccaacacactgttccttttaaaggTGCTGTTTTAACCAGAGGCTCGAATTTGTTCTTATAAATAGTTTTGGGATTATATGACAAAAGGAATTAATACAGAAAGAAACAATTAAAATGAATATTGACTTAATTATAATCTCTTTTTGGAAAGTATTTACTTATCACAGGCTACTGTTTTTGCTGATCTGTGTCAGGGGCTCAGCCGGTCTGATAGGTGATTAATAGGCAGAAAGAGGGGGGGCTGGGGGAGCTGGTGCATGCACCACCCGGATCCAGACAACCAATCACCCGATCTGGTTAGGAGCCTGCTTCCACCCCCTCAGGGACCTCCATCACATGGGTTGCCTGGTGGTGTGCAGTCAAAACACTGGAGCCCAGGGGAAAGTCAGATTATGTGACTTTCAGCTGTGTTGTAGCTAGATGGAGCAAGTGTACCGTATGCACACAGCCCATGGGTGTGTCATCATGTGCAGCGAGGGAACACCGCACAGCTCTGTAAACACTTTATCCTCTTCCTCTGAAGCTTGATCTCTATTCTTACAGTATGTACAGACAGTACGTTAGTTTTCAGAGCTGCAGAGCGTGACTTAGTgtaaggagagagaagagatagTAGAGTGAAGCATTTGACTCCAGGGATAAATGGCCTCTCTtgttgaagaagaagaggagtggTATGCTCAGATGCGGGTGAGTCTTGTTTTGGTGCTGTAATAATGAAGGCGTGGTGAACGCCCCAGTAAGGAGGAACATTGAACATATGCTTAAAGTGCATTAGCAACAAAGAACTTCTTTTTATAACACTCAAAGTATAGCAGAGGGAGATTTCATGACTTAAACATAACTTGTTAGCTTATTATTAGCTGGAATGGTAACACTTTCGAGTAATGCATGACTCTTGACGATTTCATGCATGAATTAGTGCAGTATGTATCATGAATTCCTATTCCTGACGCTTAATGGATCATCAATGAATAAGTTACATTGATTTAAAAGCAAACTGTTACCTACTATTACTTACTACCAGTCAGTAACTGTAACAGTAATGTCACAGCCAAATCTCTGCAAGTCAACACAGGATGACGTAACCATATCTGACAGATAGTCATCTGTTTTCATGGTTAGTCATTGTGTACAGTGGTAATAGTTGTTAGTTTCGATATGCAGAATGACGAGAAGGTATGTTTATGTCAACATGTACCaaatgcagtggtggaatgtaacgaagtacattttcttcagtactgtacttttaggtacaattttgaggtCCTTTACTTGACtaattccattttctgctacttaaTGTTTCTACTACCACTACATTTaagagggaaatattatactttttactacactacatttatttgataactttagctACTAGTACTTTTTacgtaaaaaaaacatgatatgcTTTTATGATGTGATGCATGGCaaatcaagcccaacaggcaacaacagctgtcagtgtgtcagtgtgcttacttgactatgacttgccccaaactgcatgtgatttcataaagtgggtaaaggggagactcgtgggtacccttagaacccattttcattcacatatcttgaggtcagaggccatgccagtttttcctcaccaaaattttgtgtaactttggagtgttatttatcctccagtatgacatggttggtaccaatgaatggattccttaggttttctagtttcatatgatagcagtatcttcactctaccttttaaaactgagccctctgaaagatcgattgcgttaaagaaacttgtggcgttaaaactaatttgcatgaacgcgttattatcgcgttaactttgacagccctaataataatataacactttgAAAGGAGCCGTTCTGCATTATCagttcttttacttttgatacttttagtacattttgctgataatacttcatACTTTTAGTAGCATtctgaattcaggacttttacttgtaatggagtattttgaGACTgtggtatttttacttttacttaaataaaagatctgagtacttcttccaccactaacCAAATGAGCTCTTTAATGGTGGCATGTCATGCAGTATGCTTTATTTCTATACAGTTGATCTTTTAGTGGAACTCTGTTGTTCTCTACTGGATCTGTCTGTTTTTAGTTGTGCTTTTACTGCACTTATTTTGTCCATATGAAAGGAAAGTCTCTCTAACCTCAAGCTAACCCTGTTGCTGCCCCCtggtggtgtatgtgtgtgtgcattaggTGCTCCAAGCCCAGCTGGACACCCTGCTGCAGGGCCAGGAGGGCATCAACAGCAGCTGTAACTTCACGGAGCAGGCCCTGAGCCACGGCACCGAGGCCGAGGTGCTGCTGGTGAAGAAGCAGATGAGCGAGCGTCTCATGGAGCTGGCCAGCCAGGACCTTCCTCTGCAGCCCGGAGAGAACGACCAGCTGGACTTCATCGTGGAGacggaggaactgaagaagtcCATCCACAACCTGGGCACTATTGTAACGACCAACGCCGTGGCCTCTGAGACTGTGGCGACAGGTGAAGGGTTACGGCACTGCGTGGTGGGCATCCCCActtccatcaccatcaccactaAGGACAAAGATGGAGAGCTGTGTAAGATGGGCAACGCAGTCATCACGGCTGAAATGTCCTCGCCTGATGGCAGCAGAGGTGAAGGGGACATACTGGACAACAAGAATGGCACTTATGAGTTCTTGTTCACAGCTCCTAAAGAGGGGACTTTTAACTTATCACTGCGTTTATATGAGCAGCATATCAAAGGAAGCCCCTTTAAGATAAAGGCCACCAAATCCATAGATGTGTCGGCGACGTCAGACAGCATCAAGAAGAGGCTCAAGTCTCCGTGCAGCAGTCACGTCAAGCAGAAGGCCATCAAGAGGCCGGCCAGTATGTACAGCACcgggaggaggaaagagaaccCCATCGAGGACGACCTCATCTTCAGAATCGGTAAGAAGTATATGTTATTTATGTCACATTACATGTGGTTAATCTCAAATATGCACCCATATACTGTGTGTgcattagggctgccccctcttagacGATTAGTCgtctaatcggttgttttggttttagttgactaagatttctttagtcgattagtcgttttttatgcttatttcatgctgaatgacttatatCCTAgaaacaagatttaaagtggtgcttttgtgtgattctgtgtggagaaactcagttttacagatctgtcgattaaatcaactaatcgattagtcgacgaaatcgtatgagtgttgctcgactaagaatttctagCCCTGTAGTGTGTGTTTAAAATcttaaatcaaacatttttgccAAATTTAGCAATCTTGTTTTCCCTATAAGTCAAAAATAttaatcaacaactattttgTCAATTAATGAATCATATAAGTCATTAATAAAGGAAAAATGCTGATTCTAGCTTCTCAAATTTGATGATAGCTGCCtttctctgtttcatatcattgtaaattgaatagagctgcaacgattcgattcttttaaattaatcgtcaactattttgataatcgattaattggtttgagtaattttttaagaaataaaagtacaaattctctgattccagcttcttaaatgtgaatattttcaggtttctttaatcctctatgacagttaactgaatatctttgagttgtggacgaaacaagacatttgaggatgtcgtCTTGGGCTGTGGGAAACACAGATcaccatttttcaccattttatagaccaaacaactaatcgattaatcaagaaaataatcgacagattaatcgacaatgaaattaATCGATGATAATAAGTTGCATTCCTAAAAtgtaatatctttgggttttggactctTGGTCGGACAAAATAATCAACTTCTAGACATAATCTTTTCCACCATCTTCTGCTATTTTTTTAGACTTCACAGATCattcgtaaaaaaaaatatttttcaaagataaaaataataatttgtggcATTTTTACGCtatacaatatttcagtaataAATGTTTTTCATAGCCTTTCCAGTGTAGGTTTGACAGAAACAGACAAGATTCAGTTTATTGTAATtacacagtacaagtactaatacaacTAAAAAATGGAGCATTATGtctgtacatactgtagcatTGTGCAAGTAACTTGatgaaaactacattttaaatataagcTTGACTTTAAGTTCAAAACCAACAAGTCACATCTTCAGTCTAATGAAAAAATAACTGAAtagttttattttcatgtctgtCATTTGCATGACCATGACCCATAGAGTGAACAGcttatactgtatagtatagtgtcaAAGGACATATCcaacaatttaaataaatgcGTACATATAGTCTCCCCTAAATGGCAATATAAGCAAAGACAACAAAATCTATGTCTATGCACCAATTAATGTCAATTAGCACATTTTAATCCGAGTCAAGTCAGTTGATGTAGCACATTTAACAACAGGAGTTGACCCAAAGTGCTTTCcagtaaaaacacaacacataaaaGGCAATAATACATGATGtaatacaataaaacaataaaataaataaaagttgaagTTAGgagaaatagaataaaaaccaACAACAGATTAAGAAGCAGTAAGAGGACGTTAGAAATAAATGAAGACAGGACTTGACAAAAGCCATGGGGCAGCCTCAGACTGAACTAAAAGCATGTGAAAAAATGTGGGTCTTTAAATTTGATATAAAATTGTGAATGGTGGAACAGGACTTAATGTGGGATGGGATGCTACATCAGAgcctgagagcagcagcagaaaaaagCTCGGTCCATCAGTTCATGAATATACTATAGTCTGTAATCCATATAAAGGCTGAGGCTATTATTTACTGTAAGTTTACtaatatatatttcatgtgtttttaggTACTAAAGGAAGAAACAAAGGGGAGTTCACTAACCTGCAGGGAGTGGCTGCGTCTACTCTGGGAAAGGTGCTGATAGCAGACAGCAACAACCAGTGTGTCCAGGTAAAGATTACTACTTCCTGTTGCTCTCAGTCTGCAGACAGAGCAGCATGGAGAAATCATTGGTGGAGAACTATAACGTATCATTGTTCAGTTACCTTGTTAGTTACAAACACTGAACACCAAATAGATGCATttcaaaatcatgttttttattttaacatcttTAACATGTTTTGTGTGATGCAGATATTTTCCAATGACGGCCAGTTCAGAAGCCGTTTTGGCATTCGGGGAAGGACTCCGGGTCAACTGCAGCGACCGACCGGAGTGGCCATCCACCCGaacggtgacatcatcattgCAGACTACGACAACAAGTGGGTCAGCATCTTTTCGAGTGAAGGCAAGTTTAAGGTAAGTCAGGATTTAATGTCTCATCTTTATTTGATACTCTGACATAAGAGCAAAGTCACTGTGCACCCCTCATACCTTTGGTGTTTTACCAAAGGTACAATAGCCGGGATGTTACCAGAGGTTGCTGCCTTAAATGCTGGTATTAAATGTTATATTGTCCCTTCAACACCTCCTCTACCTTTTACACTGATGGACTTTGAACATGACAtttaaatgtcatagtatagtatgtcataaaaatagtaatacagtggaaacctctAGTGATCTtgtctgtccgggtcaaatcgattactataagcagatgatgattataacctttttttaattttttattatttgtcattcagattaccatctaattgacatttttatatttattatatgaaTATGTAGTAATGAAACGGACAGTGTCACTATTTACAGAATTTTATTGATCGTTTAAAAATACAGTAcagctgtttcaaatgtttttaaagttactgtacaactttaaaaaatactGTACTGTGTATAATTAAAATACACTATAATACAGTACAGcactgtatataaaatatagCTTACTTTAGTTCAAATTATAATTAGGCAACAACCTAAAACAGAATTGTGCCGTTTACAGTTGTGTAAATAGGCTACTAAGCCACAGCTTGGAGGTGGTTTCAGTTCATTTCTACATTTTTAACAGGCCTGAAAATAAACTGTAGGGTATCAATGCCcaatataaaaataagatactaaatatataatttCTTTCCACATTTTGTCCTGTATATaaagaccccaaatgaacactgtaagcagTAAACTACTTGATTAATATACGCAAATTATTTGAACAGCATTTGTATATGAATGATTTTGTCCCAAGCTTTTAGATCCATATAAGGGTCACTATAAGCAGTTTCCATAGTaagtaataaaaaagtcatagcatggTATCCAATGAAACTGCCTATACAACGACATTTTTTGAcacttttttatggcatacaaCAGGTGCATTACTGTACATGCCGCATCCTGATTTACATCTGTGAGTCATTTGCAATTTTCACACCTCCTTTGCCAATTTCTGGAGGGACACACGCAGATTTTCACTTCCCTCTTCTCGTCTATTTCAGAAATGTTCACGCTGAACTACTAAAGAATCGCTTTGAATCGCTTGATAGATTTTCCTGCAGCAGGGCTGTAATAGCAAAATGTAAAACACCAATCTGTGGTTTCTTCACTGAATGCAGCCCTTCTCTCAACCACTGTTTATCtgtagtgtgtgcgtgtgtgcgtgtattcGTGGGATGTTTTCATTTAACTCTGTATGTTTTGGGTTTTTAGAAAATAATGTGACTAATACTCacactaaataataataataattttatttatatagcactttccAAAAgcaagttacaaagtgctttacaaagacATAAAAAGTCAGAGAAATCAACAgatagtaataaataaaaatagagttgatacagtaaaaatgacaagCGAGGTATGAATTACTAAAACACAGTAACAACAATAGAgtaaaagcaaaagaaaaaccGGTAAGTGAAAACGATTctaaaaaagtttgtttttaaaagagatttaactacatgtaaaataatctggggttaaaatacatttattcccTGAAGTTCTCAATCATGAACTctgtgattttaaaaatgtgtaaatctGTCAACTTCTCCAGAACAAGATTGGCTCGGGGAAGCTGATGGGCCCTAAAGGCGTGTCGGTGGACAGGAACGGCCACATCATCGTGGTCGACAACAAGGCCTGCTGCGTCTTCATCTTCCAGCTCAACGGCAAGCTGGTCACCAAGTTCGGTAACCGTGGAAACGGCGACAGGCAGTTTGCAGGTACACTCAATGGTAATACGTGCACTGCCCCCCCTCCTACAGTCTTTCTCCAGCCAGCTGCATGTGGAATGAAGACGAATGCCGAACCAGGAACCATAAAGATCCCATTATACTTTCACttctgaggtttttttttttaataaatagacAAGACTGATATCAGTTAAAAATACATGATAGTCTTAAATGGTCATTTATATACTAATAACTCAACTGTGCTTAAAACAGCATGTAGCACCACTGATCATGGTATAAATAAGTTTGAACAATCTTCTTTTGTCATTAAATTCAATTGGCTACTTATTAATTAGCATGTCCTCTAAAAAACATCCGTCATGAGGTTGTTTTCTAAACTGAACTACCGCTGTTTGATTTTGACAAACATTTCTGACACTttgctgtctgttttttttaagggcCTCACTTTGCTGctgtcaacaacaacaatgaaatCATTGTGACAGATTTCCACAACCACTCAGTCAAGGTAGGTGCAATATCAGAGCAGTGGAAGTGTACAACAAGTATACAAAGTCTAGtgctataaaataaatgatgatgtagtAGTTCATATTTTAGCACTAGAAATGGTGCTTTGTATAAGAAacttttcagacgtttttccatttttattttttttcttctattgtaaatgtattgtttttccCTGCCAAGTATCTGATGAAGATATGTATTAATGCTTTTCTTTAGTTGCTGTATAACTATTTAGTTTAATGTGTTGGcatcactgtttgttttttctaagTAATTTTAGATTATTGTCTCCATGCTAAAAACCCAAATGTAGGTGTTCAACACAGAAGGAGAATTCCTGCTGAAGTTTGGTTCCAACGGCGAGGGAAACGGTCAGTTCAACGCTCCCACAGGAGTGGCAGTGGATGTCAATGGAAACATCATAGTAGCAGACTGGGGCAACAGCAGGATACAGGTCAGCACAACAAGCGAACATATTCCTTCCATAACTTCCTTCCAAAGCAGTGTAACTATTTGAAGTGGCAATATACCAAACTGATCTAAAGAAAACGTACCTTTTCATCAACAGATAATGACAAATTAACAAATGCAACTTTTAGTATATTCTATTCAATTTAACAACAAGTGTGTAGTTGGTGTTAACATTGCATTGCATTCGCCACTAtaataatgatttaatgattTCATTGTACATGCCAAGTTAGTTAATAGTGATgacaaacaattagaacaagatatataataacaataaatattatttacaaaATGCGTGAGACAATTTTCTGGTGTTATTCCAAATGCAGATATAAAGGAACACTGACTTtatatttctctttctctctctgtcaggtGTTTGATGGCAGCGGTTCGTTCCTGTCCTACATCAACACGTCAGCAGACCCGCTGTACGGCCCGCAGGGACTCGCTCTCACCTCTGACGGACACGTTGTGGTTGCAGATTCTGGCAACCACTGCTTCAAAGTCTACCGCTACTTGCAGTAGCCCTTCTCTATCTCAGCGCACAACCTGTAcagtgtatatacacacacactcattgttATGGAGCGACCGGCAGATTTGCACTCACCCAGTCATCCTTGAATCATGCTGTCGTTGTGCCGTCTGTTTGACCGTGACATCCTGTTTGACCTCCAACGCTGACGAAACGACAGAGAGAATTATTTGTGGTTTGAATGAAGTGAGAGGATCGATGACATTCACAGACTGATTGGTGCTTTGAGGCGTCATTCATAACCTTGTTCACATTCCATCTTAATTACActgatttgaaaaataaaactttagTATTGTTCTTATGTTAGACCTTTTACATTTGCTGTGATATGGCAGAacaactgaaaataataaagcGATTGCACTTTTTCCTAAAAATACTGGTTGGACACTGTGTTACGTGAGATTGAAATTAAAGTAAAGACGTAGTCTTAGTCACCTGAAAATTAATTATGTTTATAGTTCCAGTGACTGCAGCTTCCTGATAAATGCTCTTAAGAGTCCTCACATTTTGCCTGTTCACTATGAAAGAAAACTATTCCACCTCCGGTAGGTAGCAGGGTATATTAGAGCATGACTAGGCATCTCTTTGCATGCTGTTTTTACTAATAAACACCAGAAAAGCTACTGtgcacaatatataaatatgtttcaagCTGATACTTAACAAAATCACCAAAAGAAACTTTGAAAGGAAGCACTGTTTCAATTACAATAGTTCTATCTCGATGTGAAAATGAATAGTCATCACTTAAAATCAACACATGTGGTTATTAAAGTATGCTGATAACTTATGcttaattgttgttttttacaaaaacacatacagcagtgtgtttgtgttgtgatcaATTAAGGTACCAAACAAAAGCCACTTGACTTACAAATGCAATCATGTGCAAACATCTCAAATTTAAGTAAACAgcaaaaatggtgaaaatgaagTCAGTCCTCAGTGAAAAGGTTTGTTCATGTTGCAATGCAGGTTTAATCAGCCTTCACTCCTTTCCATGTGCTCTTATGTCTTTCAACAAATCTGTAGAACTACTAACAGGTTGTATTTTTAGTAAAAACAATTCGTCCATTCTCAAAGAAAAAGATGCAATATGTAGTTCAACAGCTGAGGTTtgtgttgtaaaaaaaattaaaaaaaataaaataaaaagcactGTGCTACTATTAGAAAGTCAAAATGTGTTTGTCCTCAAGCACACAGTTTTCAGTACTTGTTATCCTGGATTTGTTCATCCATTTTCTACACAATCCTGTTAAATTATTTGTTTTCCATTGTCTTGTTTATATTTGTAATGCCAAATGGAATTAAAGTGCCCATAGGAAAGAATATTGTGTTTGTAAATGATTTTGTGGAGtacttactgtactgtatgttgtaaTAAGGTGCATTCATTATTAGCTTGCATAACTGCTGAAAAACCTGTGTTATTATGATATAcaggtttttttatttattaagatAGCATCTATCCCTTTGAGGACTGACACTAATCATATCAGAAGTGTATTTTGCATGTTCATGCTTCTTCTTGCAGAGTTTTCAATATGTGTTTTCAATATGATTggagataacaaaaaaaactgcaagtcaagattcaagattaaagcccttttattgtcattgtgtagtacaaccaAATAacattgtgacaatcccataggtgctaatgaaaagataatacaataacaagagtgcaatataaatattaaaaatataaaagataatacaataaaaaagagtgcaatataaatataaaaaagataaaataatataaaatataaaaatacaatatgtatattgatgagatgacagttttgccacattattgcacaaagtgtccatcagataattatataattattgcacagcatcatataattagTCTGCACAGCACATTGTAAATCATGTCGTTGTCTCCCAGTAAAACAGCAGACCTACAGAActttaatgacaataaagacCTTTTATTATGCAGTCCTGTCCCTATCTGAGCAATGCATGTTATTAGACAGCAGAGGGCGTCAGGTAATCATGAGGTCATGAAGTCAAACCACAATGAAGTAATGCTGCTTTCATTTACAGTCGGAAATAATCACGACGGAAGCGAAAAACACACTAAAACGGTGGTAAAACGTAACCGTTTTTCTGCGGCAGACATGTGACCTTGCAGCATAAATAATCTACATGCCTAGtagctttttaaaatgaataaacgtAGCACAATCACCATCAACAGTTTGTTATTAAACTTACATCCCCATAATAATCAGCGACCTGGGCATTTGGAATTTACGAGGACTCAAGAAGGCAGCAGAAGTCCCGTGACGTCACGTGACAGCCTTCCGCGGGAAATTCAGTACTGGCTGAACGGTTTATATCTGTCTTATTtggattaaaaacacaacaacatcgcTATATTACATCTTATAACGCACAACATTAATGTCAGTGGACGTTGCTGGTACAGCCAACGTCATAATATGGTGAGTAGACGCTCACCTTTACCTGCAGTTGATGTGATAGTGCTCTCAGTAGCATCACCAAACTAGCTCCTAGCTAACGGTAGCAACAGCTTTACCTAGCAACCGGCAGTGACGTCACCAATAGATAGTATCAGGCaggtgtaaaataataaaaacatgacaTAATCAAATGGAGTTTGAATAGTTTCCTTTAGTCTGCAGCAACCTATGTAAAAGATTAGCAAGTCGTTTATattttcttcttcgtcttctagTGAAGTGTTGCTCAGTGCTGCCTCTGGTGGTCGGAAGTTGTATTACAACAACACTGATGTAGATGCAGATGTATACAGTAGATAATGCAATAAAGAGCCCCACAGTCAGCAGTGATAACCTCTATTAgatatgcatttttttattattgtgttataaagtgattacaaaacaagtgaagacatgtgcagggacatatataaaaaaagactaaaatatattatacagagaaagacaaataacaaagtacaaaaaacaacacaaggggataaaagcaggttgaagtgtgtgtgtgtgtgtgtgatgtggataatgggtgtgtgtttggcattgaatgaggctaAATGGTCATATAAcatatatctactcttaaacacatatactgtacacatgcacacatatctacacacacacatacagatatcaTTCCTTTTCTGTGtagaacaaagacaaaacaataagaaaataaatgagtaaaatatatatataatacagtatatacacatacacatatatattaataatgtgaataataataaagatgatgatgaggttgtgataataatatcaataccaataataataccaacacttacaataataagtgagataaataaataaataagtaaataataacaataataaagaaaaaatgttttaagtTAATTCGAAggtcatatataattataactgtgtgtgtgtgtgtgcgcatggtgtgtgtgggtgggcagaaatgggggtggggggtggtaCTTGGTCAGACCTACAAGGGAGCCGGACAGATCGCAAgtgtaaatatgcaaatatgcaTATTTTAAAGTTCTGCAAATGCTAGATGGGTATTGTTACATGTTCATGTTTTGTTCCTTATTGCATGATTAATACTAGGAAATCTTCACACAGAAATGCAATTATTCAAGCAATCAACCAGTGTTTGCAACTTGCATATTATTCTATTGCAGTGTAATATAGTGGCGTATTAGTTGCTGTCTGTTACTGAAATGATCCAGAccttatgttatattataactGTCTGTTTCAGTCAAAGAAGAAAGGATTAAGTTTGGAGGAAAAGAGAACTCGCATGATGGAGATTTTCTTTGAATCGGTGAGTTTTCCCACTGCAGGTTTAGAGTAAGAATCATGTCAATATAATATGAGGCCTCCATACATATCCCCTTTGTGCTG
This window contains:
- the LOC141764390 gene encoding tripartite motif-containing protein 2 isoform X2, whose amino-acid sequence is MASEGSTIPSPVVRQIDKQFLICSICLDRYENPKVLPCLHTFCERCLQNYIPAHSLTLSCPVCRQTSILPEKGVAALQNNFFITNLMDVLQRAPDSCSQEAATLNNITTVATGQLLSCPNHGGNVMEFYCPPCETAMCHECTSGEHGEHPTVPLKDVVEQHKASLQDQLDAVKKRLPEIDSALLTLSEILQQLTNQKSSIEDGIHTTFDELQKTLNVRKSVLLMELEVNYGLKQKVLQAQLDTLLQGQEGINSSCNFTEQALSHGTEAEVLLVKKQMSERLMELASQDLPLQPGENDQLDFIVETEELKKSIHNLGTIVTTNAVASETVATGEGLRHCVVGIPTSITITTKDKDGELCKMGNAVITAEMSSPDGSRGEGDILDNKNGTYEFLFTAPKEGTFNLSLRLYEQHIKGSPFKIKATKSIDVSATSDSIKKRLKSPCSSHVKQKAIKRPASMYSTGRRKENPIEDDLIFRIGTKGRNKGEFTNLQGVAASTLGKVLIADSNNQCVQIFSNDGQFRSRFGIRGRTPGQLQRPTGVAIHPNGDIIIADYDNKWVSIFSSEGKFKNKIGSGKLMGPKGVSVDRNGHIIVVDNKACCVFIFQLNGKLVTKFGNRGNGDRQFAGPHFAAVNNNNEIIVTDFHNHSVKVFNTEGEFLLKFGSNGEGNGQFNAPTGVAVDVNGNIIVADWGNSRIQVFDGSGSFLSYINTSADPLYGPQGLALTSDGHVVVADSGNHCFKVYRYLQ
- the LOC141764390 gene encoding tripartite motif-containing protein 2 isoform X1, with translation MASEGSTIPSPVVRQIDKQFLICSICLDRYENPKVLPCLHTFCERCLQNYIPAHSLTLSCPVCRQTSILPEKGVAALQNNFFITNLMDVLQRAPDSCSQEAATLNNITTVATGQLLSCPNHGGNVMEFYCPPCETAMCHECTSGEHGEHPTVPLKDVVEQHKASLQDQLDAVKKRLPEIDSALLTLSEILQQLTNQKSSIEDGIHTTFDELQKTLNVRKSVLLMELEVNYGLKQKVLQAQLDTLLQGQEGINSSCNFTEQALSHGTEAEVLLVKKQMSERLMELASQDLPLQPGENDQLDFIVETEELKKSIHNLGTIVTTNAVASETVATGEGLRHCVVGIPTSITITTKDKDGELCKMGNAVITAEMSSPDGSRGEGDILDNKNGTYEFLFTAPKEGTFNLSLRLYEQHIKGSPFKIKATKSIDVSATSDSIKKRLKSPCSSHVKQKAIKRPASMYSTGRRKENPIEDDLIFRIGTKGRNKGEFTNLQGVAASTLGKVLIADSNNQCVQIFSNDGQFRSRFGIRGRTPGQLQRPTGVAIHPNGDIIIADYDNKWVSIFSSEGKFKNKIGSGKLMGPKGVSVDRNGHIIVVDNKACCVFIFQLNGKLVTKFGNRGNGDRQFAGTLNGPHFAAVNNNNEIIVTDFHNHSVKVFNTEGEFLLKFGSNGEGNGQFNAPTGVAVDVNGNIIVADWGNSRIQVFDGSGSFLSYINTSADPLYGPQGLALTSDGHVVVADSGNHCFKVYRYLQ